A single Panthera tigris isolate Pti1 chromosome A3, P.tigris_Pti1_mat1.1, whole genome shotgun sequence DNA region contains:
- the CREG2 gene encoding protein CREG2: MSVRRGQRPARPVTRLSWLLCCSALLSPAAGYVIVSSVSWAVTNEVDEELDSASTEEALPALLEDSGSIWQRSFPASAHKEDAHLPPPAGAARSRPPPAPPGMFSYRRESGPRLRPSTARFLAHASAWGCLATVSAHEKIPGLPFGNCLPISDGPLNNSTGIPFFYVTPKDPAVADLMKNPMASLLLPESEGEFCRKNIVDPEDPRCARLTLTGQMTAVSPEEVEFAKQAMFSRHPVLRKWPRQYEWFFMKMKIEHIWLQKWYGGVSDISREEYFKAVPRKA; this comes from the exons ATGTCCGTGCGCCGCGGCCAGCGGCCCGCGCGGCCGGTCACCCGCCTCTCCTGGCTGCTGTGCTGCAGCGCCCTGCTGTCCCCGGCCGCGGGCTACGTGATCGTGAGCTCGGTGTCTTGGGCCGTCACCAACGAAGTGGACGAGGAGCTGGACAGCGCCTCCACCGAGGAGGCGCTGCCCGCGCTGCTGGAGGACTCGGGCAGCATCTGGCAGCGCAGCTTCCCGGCCTCGGCTCACAAGGAGGACGCGCACCTGCCGCCCCCGGCCGGCGCCGCCCGCTCCAGGCCGCCCCCCGCGCCGCCCGGGATGTTCTCCTACCGGCGGGAGAGCGGCCCGAGACTGCGCCCCAGCACCGCCCGCTTCCTGGCCCACGCCAGCGCCTGGGGCTGTCTGGCCACCGTGTCCGCCCACGAGAAG ATCCCAGGACTGCCATTTGGGAACTGCCTGCCCATCAGCGACGGCCCCTTGAACAACAGCACTGGGATTCCTTTCTTCTATGTGACACCCAAGGACCCTGCAGTGGCCGATCTGATGAAGAACCCCATggcctccctcctgctgccagaaTCTGAAGGAGAGTTCTGCAG aaaaaatatCGTCGACCCGGAAGACCCCCGATGTGCCCGGTTGACGCTCACTGGCCAGATGACTGCAGTGTCTCCAGAAGAAGTAGAATTTGCCAAGCAAgccatgttttcaag ACACCCAGTTCTGAGGAAGTGGCCTCGTCAGTATGAATGGTTCTTTATGAAGATGAAGATAGAACATATCTGGCTTCAGAAATGGTATGGTGGAGTATCCGACATTTCAAGGGAGGAATACTTCAAGGCAGTTCCAAGAAAGGCCTGA